A window of Paenibacillus sp. 19GGS1-52 contains these coding sequences:
- a CDS encoding glycoside hydrolase family 31 protein — MYQRVGNQLIWQGNGETLCIEPWGKDSFRVRSAMMGEIIDTDFALLAQEVCEVEIGIDGSEAFIRNGNIKAVLKQNDWTKNCLVSYYNQEGRLLLQELDGHGCLNLSARKFKPIIGGDFRLTASFESDDTEKLYGMGQYQQDILNLKYCNLELAHRNSQASVPFVLSSLGYGLLWHNPAVGRASFGRNVTEWVAESTKQLDYWITAGDTPASIQANYANATGHVPMMPEYGLGFWQCKLRYWNQEQLLEVAREYKRRGLPIDVIVCDFFHWPKMGDFRFEEEFFPDPKAMADELKSMGIELMVSVWPQIDLESENFAEMRQKNLLVKPEMGVNICMRFGGESVFYDATNPEARKYVWDKCKKNYYDSGIQLFWLDEAEPEYGVYDFDNYRYKMGPNVQIGNVYPQLFSRTFYDGMVAEGQQNIVNLVRCAWAGSQRYGALVWSGDIHSSWTALRRQVCAGLNMGIAGIPWWTTDIGGFSGGDPESESFRKLLVRWFQFGAFCPVMRLHGDRKSMQNIYRKDGSEALFSGGDNEVWSFGEEVYPILVKYMNLREVMRPYTRRLMEEAHENGSPLIRPMFYEFPQEEYCWELQDQYMFGADILVAPVMEEDVCEREVYLPAEAKWTELHSGLVYEGGQRITAAAPLDVIPVFLKNDACRDLIGLI, encoded by the coding sequence ATGTATCAGAGAGTAGGAAACCAGCTGATATGGCAGGGGAATGGGGAGACACTGTGTATTGAGCCCTGGGGGAAAGACAGCTTTCGGGTGCGCAGCGCGATGATGGGCGAGATTATCGACACCGATTTTGCGCTGCTTGCGCAGGAGGTTTGCGAGGTTGAGATAGGTATTGACGGCAGTGAAGCTTTTATTCGTAATGGAAATATTAAAGCGGTATTGAAGCAAAACGACTGGACGAAAAATTGCCTGGTCAGTTATTACAATCAAGAAGGGCGTCTACTTCTGCAAGAACTGGACGGTCACGGTTGCCTCAATCTCTCTGCACGCAAGTTTAAGCCTATTATCGGTGGCGACTTCCGCTTAACTGCCAGCTTTGAGTCCGACGATACAGAAAAACTGTATGGTATGGGTCAGTACCAGCAGGACATTCTGAACTTAAAGTACTGTAACCTTGAACTAGCGCATCGCAACTCGCAAGCAAGTGTACCCTTTGTGCTGTCGAGCCTGGGTTACGGGCTGTTATGGCATAATCCAGCTGTAGGCCGGGCCAGCTTTGGACGAAATGTCACCGAATGGGTCGCCGAAAGCACCAAACAGCTGGATTACTGGATTACAGCGGGCGACACCCCTGCAAGCATTCAGGCCAATTATGCGAATGCTACCGGCCATGTGCCGATGATGCCTGAATATGGGCTCGGCTTCTGGCAATGCAAGCTGCGTTACTGGAACCAAGAGCAGCTCTTAGAGGTGGCGCGCGAATACAAGCGTCGAGGGTTGCCGATCGACGTTATCGTATGCGATTTTTTTCACTGGCCTAAGATGGGCGATTTCCGCTTTGAAGAAGAATTTTTTCCTGATCCCAAAGCGATGGCAGATGAGCTCAAAAGTATGGGGATCGAGCTCATGGTGTCCGTGTGGCCCCAAATCGATCTGGAAAGCGAAAATTTTGCGGAAATGCGTCAGAAAAATCTGCTTGTAAAGCCCGAAATGGGTGTGAATATCTGTATGCGCTTCGGGGGCGAGAGTGTTTTCTATGATGCGACAAATCCGGAGGCACGCAAGTATGTCTGGGATAAGTGCAAGAAGAACTACTATGATAGTGGAATTCAATTATTTTGGCTGGATGAAGCGGAGCCAGAATATGGTGTGTATGACTTTGACAACTATCGTTATAAGATGGGACCCAATGTGCAAATCGGCAACGTTTACCCTCAATTATTCTCCCGCACGTTCTATGACGGCATGGTGGCTGAAGGACAGCAGAATATTGTTAATCTTGTACGCTGCGCGTGGGCAGGCAGTCAACGCTACGGTGCATTGGTCTGGTCGGGCGACATCCATTCCTCTTGGACAGCCCTCCGCCGCCAAGTATGTGCAGGGCTGAACATGGGCATCGCAGGTATTCCTTGGTGGACAACGGACATCGGAGGATTCAGCGGTGGCGATCCGGAGAGCGAAAGCTTCCGCAAGCTGCTGGTGCGCTGGTTCCAGTTCGGCGCCTTCTGTCCGGTGATGCGTCTGCATGGTGACCGAAAGTCCATGCAGAATATATATCGCAAGGACGGGAGCGAAGCTCTATTTTCTGGAGGAGATAATGAGGTTTGGAGTTTCGGGGAGGAAGTCTACCCCATCCTTGTGAAATATATGAATCTGCGTGAGGTTATGCGCCCCTATACCCGCAGGCTGATGGAGGAAGCACATGAGAATGGATCTCCGCTGATCCGTCCGATGTTCTACGAGTTTCCACAAGAGGAATACTGTTGGGAATTACAAGATCAGTACATGTTCGGAGCAGATATTCTGGTAGCTCCTGTGATGGAAGAGGATGTCTGTGAGCGTGAGGTGTACCTGCCTGCGGAAGCGAAGTGGACGGAACTGCACAGCGGGCTTGTGTACGAGGGCGGCCAGAGAATCACCGCTGCCGCGCCTCTCGATGTTATTCCGGTCTTTCTGAAAAATGACGCTTGCCGAGATTTAATCGGACTGATCTAG
- a CDS encoding response regulator transcription factor, which produces MKKRVLLVEDEIRIREIIADYFIQNDWEVHEADNGKDALIWFDSLNPDLVILDIMMPKLNGFEVCRQVRSCSGVPIILLTAKSGDDDKILGFELGADDYVTKPFSPKVLVARANALMKRIEGGHLPEGQILSFGTAVLNTMAHRLDVNQIEVELTPKEYEVLRLLIYNKGIVISRDTILRRVWGIEFDGDSRVVDTHIKKLRSKLGNESRHIRTVIGTGYKFEEEA; this is translated from the coding sequence ATGAAAAAGAGGGTTCTTCTCGTTGAGGATGAGATTCGTATTCGTGAAATTATTGCCGATTATTTCATTCAGAACGATTGGGAGGTACATGAAGCTGATAATGGAAAGGATGCATTAATCTGGTTTGATTCATTGAATCCAGATCTTGTCATCCTGGATATCATGATGCCCAAGCTGAATGGGTTTGAGGTGTGTCGACAAGTACGAAGCTGTTCAGGTGTTCCTATTATTTTACTCACAGCTAAATCCGGTGATGACGACAAAATCCTGGGGTTTGAGTTGGGTGCAGATGATTATGTAACTAAGCCATTTAGCCCCAAGGTATTGGTTGCCCGGGCAAATGCCCTGATGAAGCGGATAGAAGGCGGTCATTTGCCGGAAGGACAGATACTGTCGTTTGGTACGGCTGTTCTTAATACGATGGCTCATCGTCTGGATGTAAATCAGATCGAGGTGGAGCTTACACCTAAGGAATATGAGGTGTTGCGGCTACTGATATATAATAAGGGAATTGTCATTTCACGGGATACGATACTCAGAAGGGTATGGGGGATTGAGTTTGATGGTGACTCTCGTGTGGTAGATACACATATCAAAAAACTAAGAAGCAAATTGGGTAACGAATCTCGTCATATACGTACAGTGATTGGTACAGGTTATAAGTTTGAGGAGGAGGCATGA
- a CDS encoding HAMP domain-containing sensor histidine kinase, with protein sequence MRRRGVTFKLFVMTVVCFLCFYGMIILSQLLFFDNFYQNQKTNRVEKQLKNFALSYAGERSIGSTVSREAARFMLRNKTQLAIVTLDGKVKLDDPFQIKLKKDDGELVVLPLSLFMSQYGDELRALGIQPGDPLTIQGEGDMGDLSYSNQIYPVSIYKRGSMQVGDLTEGDLTTISGAVTEIILPDIKSTQRQGLLFEALEEWFPLSPARAEKLKRLERLEEEWTDSWSGIRNTVIIQPAQQSAGNIDLLFTVTSLQEVSDTNEALRWFYLYLGIGGFALILILSLFFSKIVTRPLISLNKTAERMVHLDFSAQLPIIQNDELGSLSNSLFTMSQNLDVALRELKEANKQLVEDMEHKQRMEIVQQDFFANASHELKTPLSIIKGFAEGLQDRVSAGKQDHYVKVIIEESGKMETLVKDMLDLAKLESGTIKLRKTTFLLSELIENILDKMVHLLKQKRLEAVIIPVNELPINADFGWMEQVVFNFVTNAIRHADEGSPITLYITGLERTNIFSIENKGEQIPEEQLGTIWERFYRSELSRNRQTGGTGLGLSIIQSILDKHGFHYRAENIEDGVRFIVMIET encoded by the coding sequence ATGAGGAGACGGGGAGTTACATTCAAACTTTTTGTTATGACCGTTGTGTGCTTTCTTTGTTTTTACGGAATGATTATTCTGAGTCAGCTATTATTTTTTGACAATTTTTATCAAAATCAAAAAACAAATCGGGTAGAGAAGCAGTTGAAGAACTTTGCCTTAAGCTATGCAGGAGAGCGGTCAATCGGCAGCACGGTTTCTCGGGAGGCAGCCCGCTTTATGCTGCGTAATAAAACTCAATTAGCAATTGTAACCCTGGATGGCAAGGTGAAACTGGATGATCCCTTTCAAATCAAATTGAAAAAGGATGATGGTGAGCTCGTCGTTCTGCCACTTTCCCTGTTCATGAGTCAGTATGGAGATGAATTGAGAGCGCTCGGTATTCAACCAGGTGACCCATTGACCATTCAAGGCGAAGGCGATATGGGTGATTTATCTTACTCTAATCAGATTTATCCCGTAAGTATTTATAAACGTGGATCTATGCAAGTTGGAGATTTGACAGAGGGAGATTTGACTACGATTTCGGGAGCGGTCACTGAAATTATACTTCCCGATATCAAATCCACTCAACGGCAGGGCTTGTTGTTCGAAGCGCTGGAAGAATGGTTTCCTCTATCCCCGGCACGGGCAGAGAAGTTGAAACGGCTTGAGAGGCTGGAAGAAGAGTGGACAGATTCATGGAGTGGTATACGGAATACTGTAATTATTCAACCAGCACAACAAAGCGCAGGAAATATCGATTTATTGTTCACGGTCACCTCCTTGCAGGAGGTTAGTGATACGAATGAAGCTTTGCGCTGGTTCTACCTGTATCTAGGGATCGGAGGATTTGCACTTATTCTCATTCTCTCGCTGTTTTTTTCTAAGATAGTCACCCGGCCACTGATTAGTCTGAACAAGACGGCAGAACGAATGGTTCATCTCGATTTCTCGGCTCAACTGCCCATTATACAAAATGATGAATTGGGCAGCCTGTCCAACAGTCTGTTTACAATGTCACAGAATCTGGATGTTGCTTTGCGTGAGTTAAAGGAAGCCAACAAGCAGTTGGTTGAAGATATGGAGCATAAGCAGAGAATGGAGATCGTCCAACAAGACTTTTTTGCTAACGCTTCCCATGAATTGAAAACACCACTCAGTATTATTAAGGGATTTGCTGAGGGTTTGCAGGACAGAGTTAGTGCCGGAAAACAGGATCATTATGTCAAGGTAATTATAGAGGAGTCCGGGAAAATGGAAACTCTTGTTAAGGATATGCTGGATTTGGCCAAGCTGGAATCTGGGACTATAAAGCTCCGAAAGACAACTTTTTTGCTGAGTGAGTTAATAGAGAATATCTTGGATAAGATGGTTCACTTGCTGAAGCAAAAGAGGTTGGAGGCTGTAATTATACCTGTCAATGAACTTCCGATAAATGCTGATTTTGGATGGATGGAACAGGTTGTCTTTAATTTCGTTACTAACGCTATTCGGCATGCTGATGAGGGTAGTCCAATAACTCTTTATATTACAGGTTTAGAGAGGACAAATATCTTTTCGATTGAGAATAAGGGCGAACAGATCCCTGAGGAGCAGTTGGGGACGATCTGGGAGCGGTTCTACCGGTCTGAGCTTTCACGGAATAGGCAGACTGGAGGCACGGGCCTAGGCTTGTCTATTATTCAAAGCATTTTAGATAAGCATGGCTTTCACTATCGTGCAGAGAACATAGAGGATGGCGTTCGTTTCATAGTCATGATTGAGACATAG
- a CDS encoding ABC transporter ATP-binding protein translates to MLRVEKISHTFKSGGEWTPVLHDINFQVKQGEMVALLGSSGSGKSTMLNLMAGLMKPTEGHIYIADQDIVKMSENKLAVFRRKNIGFIFQAYELIASLTVRENVELPLVFQSVSASARKKQSLALLEAVGIPDKAEQFPSQLSGGQQQRVSIARSLITEPSIIFADEPTGNLDTKTEDEIINILVDLNKNMKTTFIVVTHEHEVAQHMQRIFTLRDGYMVTEKEDPRSEN, encoded by the coding sequence ATGTTGCGAGTGGAGAAGATATCCCATACGTTTAAGAGCGGCGGTGAATGGACACCCGTGCTGCATGACATCAATTTCCAGGTGAAGCAGGGCGAAATGGTTGCTCTGCTGGGCAGTTCAGGTTCCGGCAAGTCTACGATGCTGAATTTGATGGCGGGTCTGATGAAACCAACGGAAGGTCATATATATATTGCCGATCAGGATATTGTGAAGATGAGTGAGAACAAGCTGGCGGTATTTCGGCGGAAGAATATCGGGTTTATCTTTCAGGCATATGAACTGATCGCCAGTCTTACGGTTCGTGAAAATGTGGAATTGCCGCTGGTGTTCCAATCGGTATCCGCATCTGCGCGCAAGAAACAATCGCTTGCCTTGCTGGAGGCGGTAGGCATACCGGACAAAGCAGAGCAGTTTCCATCCCAATTGTCGGGAGGACAGCAGCAGCGTGTAAGTATTGCACGTTCGCTGATTACTGAGCCGTCCATTATTTTTGCGGATGAACCCACCGGCAACCTGGATACCAAGACAGAAGATGAAATTATTAATATATTGGTCGACCTGAACAAAAACATGAAAACTACGTTTATTGTTGTCACACATGAGCATGAAGTGGCACAGCATATGCAGCGGATCTTTACCCTTCGTGATGGATATATGGTTACAGAAAAGGAGGACCCTCGCAGTGAGAATTAG
- a CDS encoding ABC transporter permease — translation MRISDISKLAWGQIKRRKVVTGLCMVGISIGCAAIIVALSIGDSAQSYSEREMNSRLKMDEITVTPNSGVSVRGGGAKASKTGDNINTGKLTRQKLDIIKGLKHVTAAAPFQELGDAQMLTIDNKVTDIQIVGTDLDLLTQYGNTFKQGGPSDQPGTIILSYGATLGLMDLETQKTLFEQLNSDPYNTKLMEQFNSLNGLSAAMYQQQIELQAEDFNSETSRTYRSSTFRVVGVLNKPKGTSDEMIQSDKKVYVSLETAVRLNEELHLNVGTVGEEGIFNTVTVKVDKTENLTKVEGLVKRLTLNASTNLFQKKELEKTFAMLKRVALGIGVFILIIASISIIVAMTMSTHQRRRQIGIMKVLGANMGQIRNMFITESALLGLLGGMVGIGFSYLIVSGINKLVGGSIGGAETGGSLVILIPLSTIPVGIIFAILTGVLSGIYPAISASRTNALTAIKRD, via the coding sequence GTGAGAATTAGCGATATCTCAAAGTTGGCCTGGGGCCAGATTAAACGCAGAAAGGTAGTAACCGGTCTATGCATGGTAGGTATCTCTATCGGTTGTGCGGCAATTATCGTAGCTTTAAGCATTGGGGATTCCGCCCAGAGTTACTCTGAGAGAGAAATGAACAGCAGGCTGAAGATGGACGAAATTACAGTAACGCCTAATAGTGGTGTTTCTGTGCGCGGGGGCGGAGCAAAGGCGAGTAAGACAGGGGATAACATCAATACCGGGAAGCTGACCCGCCAAAAATTGGATATTATCAAGGGACTTAAACATGTTACTGCTGCTGCACCTTTTCAGGAACTGGGTGATGCTCAAATGCTCACCATAGACAATAAAGTCACTGATATTCAAATTGTTGGAACGGACCTTGATCTTCTAACCCAATATGGAAATACCTTTAAACAAGGCGGCCCTTCTGATCAGCCAGGAACCATTATTCTTAGCTATGGTGCCACTTTGGGATTGATGGATCTGGAGACGCAGAAGACGCTCTTCGAGCAGTTAAACAGTGATCCTTACAACACCAAATTAATGGAGCAGTTTAACAGCTTGAACGGCTTGTCAGCAGCGATGTATCAGCAGCAGATAGAATTGCAGGCTGAGGATTTCAATTCCGAGACATCTCGGACCTATCGTAGTTCGACCTTTCGTGTAGTCGGTGTTCTGAATAAGCCTAAAGGAACGAGCGACGAGATGATCCAGAGTGACAAAAAGGTATACGTATCACTGGAAACGGCAGTAAGGCTGAATGAGGAATTACATTTGAATGTGGGGACAGTTGGAGAGGAAGGCATCTTCAACACAGTAACGGTAAAGGTGGACAAGACGGAAAATTTAACCAAAGTGGAAGGGCTTGTTAAGCGGCTGACGCTAAATGCAAGCACTAATCTATTCCAGAAGAAGGAACTGGAGAAAACCTTTGCTATGCTTAAACGGGTGGCGTTAGGCATTGGGGTGTTTATTCTGATTATCGCTTCGATTTCCATCATCGTCGCCATGACGATGTCTACGCATCAACGTCGTCGACAGATTGGAATTATGAAAGTGCTTGGCGCTAACATGGGGCAAATACGCAATATGTTTATTACAGAGTCTGCTTTGTTGGGGTTGTTGGGAGGTATGGTAGGCATCGGATTTTCATATTTGATTGTTTCAGGCATTAACAAGCTTGTCGGCGGGTCAATCGGAGGGGCAGAAACGGGAGGGAGTCTGGTTATTCTCATACCGTTGTCAACGATTCCGGTGGGTATTATTTTTGCAATATTGACTGGAGTGTTATCAGGAATTTATCCGGCAATCAGCGCTTCAAGAACCAATGCGCTCACTGCGATTAAACGGGATTAG
- a CDS encoding efflux RND transporter periplasmic adaptor subunit — protein MKRTLKWIVIATIVLTAGYFIYDKMIKPKEQAQPIEEVPAVTFPVTTETITKSVQVKGKSKYEHETLIYAPFASKVTEWTVQNGGQVKKGEIMFTLDTAALKNEIATQEATIRKGKLEAELNAFVSKQNDETTAVGATEAERLKTLASQQTSKISEDLNKVSTDIQVREIADKKTKVQSASYRAPSSGIFLFDSSSERIQMVTDNQYIGKIVDLNKVEFVALVGEQDVFNIKPGMKVKVKMTASKAAKLTGKVEKVSKFATTASGKDATTTQVPQFEVIISLQANELLIGGLSLNGEIETLRKDNATAVSNIAVIHEGDLTYVMLDKGNGQTQRKEIKTGIETNDKVEVLSGLKPGDTVVLQ, from the coding sequence ATGAAGAGGACCCTAAAGTGGATTGTGATAGCAACGATAGTGTTGACTGCAGGTTATTTTATCTATGACAAAATGATTAAGCCCAAAGAGCAAGCTCAACCGATAGAAGAGGTGCCAGCAGTTACCTTCCCAGTAACCACAGAAACGATTACCAAATCTGTACAGGTTAAAGGCAAATCGAAATATGAGCATGAAACCCTTATATACGCCCCATTTGCTTCCAAGGTAACAGAGTGGACGGTGCAGAATGGCGGACAAGTTAAGAAAGGGGAGATCATGTTTACCCTGGACACAGCAGCGCTTAAGAATGAAATTGCAACTCAGGAAGCAACCATCCGCAAGGGAAAGCTGGAAGCTGAACTGAACGCATTTGTCAGTAAACAGAATGATGAAACGACTGCTGTGGGTGCAACTGAAGCTGAGCGACTGAAGACATTGGCTTCACAGCAGACGAGCAAGATTAGCGAAGATCTGAACAAGGTAAGTACGGATATTCAGGTGCGCGAGATTGCGGACAAGAAGACCAAAGTCCAATCAGCGAGTTATCGTGCTCCATCTTCCGGGATTTTCTTATTCGACAGCTCTAGTGAGCGTATACAAATGGTGACAGACAACCAGTATATCGGCAAAATCGTGGATTTGAACAAGGTGGAGTTTGTTGCCCTGGTGGGTGAGCAGGATGTGTTCAACATCAAGCCTGGAATGAAGGTGAAGGTCAAAATGACAGCTTCCAAGGCTGCTAAGCTGACCGGAAAAGTAGAAAAGGTATCCAAATTCGCAACAACTGCATCAGGCAAGGACGCTACAACCACCCAAGTCCCACAGTTCGAAGTGATCATCTCGCTCCAAGCCAATGAGCTCTTAATTGGGGGTCTTAGTTTGAATGGTGAGATTGAGACCTTGCGTAAGGACAACGCTACGGCTGTTTCCAATATTGCGGTCATTCATGAAGGAGACCTCACTTACGTTATGCTGGACAAAGGCAACGGACAAACGCAACGGAAAGAAATTAAAACCGGAATTGAAACAAACGATAAAGTTGAAGTGCTATCCGGACTGAAACCGGGAGATACCGTAGTTCTTCAGTAG
- the pssA gene encoding CDP-diacylglycerol--serine O-phosphatidyltransferase, producing the protein MNWNWLPSTCTLANLAAGSLSLLFTIREQYKVAVILIILAAICDVLDGLLARLLNCTSDFGKQLDSLADIISFGVAPVFLILLYRLDNVQWLGVVVAVLFLICGALRLARFNLTVPIKGFVGMPITAAGVILSASTLLEEHLKPGLILVLMGLLSFLMVSRLPFPSFKKYDSRK; encoded by the coding sequence ATGAACTGGAATTGGTTGCCGTCAACCTGTACCCTCGCAAATCTGGCAGCCGGATCATTATCGTTACTTTTCACTATCCGGGAGCAATATAAAGTGGCAGTAATCCTGATCATACTGGCTGCCATATGCGATGTATTGGACGGATTATTGGCCAGACTATTAAATTGTACCAGTGATTTCGGTAAACAGTTGGATTCGCTAGCAGATATCATTTCGTTTGGAGTGGCTCCTGTCTTTTTGATTTTGTTATATAGATTGGATAATGTCCAGTGGTTGGGAGTTGTCGTGGCAGTCCTCTTTTTGATATGTGGTGCGCTCCGACTAGCCAGATTTAACTTGACGGTTCCGATCAAAGGGTTTGTAGGTATGCCGATTACTGCAGCGGGAGTAATCCTGTCTGCATCGACTTTACTGGAAGAACATCTGAAACCGGGTCTTATATTGGTATTAATGGGGTTGTTGTCCTTTCTCATGGTCAGCCGACTTCCCTTTCCTTCTTTTAAAAAATACGACAGCAGGAAGTGA
- a CDS encoding DedA family protein, protein MNWAIELISQYGYMAIFALLALGILGLPVPDEIIMLFVGYLSSSMVLNYSLSVLVGFAGALTGMMISYFIGSRLGQPVVDKYGKWIGLTPKRFGRVKGWFERFGNWTVLFGYFIPGVRHVTSYISGISGMPFRKYLLVSLVGSSTWSILFISLGFFLGKNLSFT, encoded by the coding sequence ATGAATTGGGCCATAGAGTTGATATCACAATACGGGTATATGGCTATCTTTGCTCTTTTAGCCCTTGGCATTCTTGGACTCCCCGTACCAGACGAAATTATAATGTTATTTGTAGGCTATTTATCTTCCAGCATGGTTTTAAATTATTCGCTTTCAGTGCTGGTTGGTTTTGCTGGTGCGCTAACTGGGATGATGATCAGCTATTTCATTGGCAGCAGACTGGGACAACCGGTCGTTGATAAATACGGAAAATGGATCGGCCTAACACCTAAGCGATTTGGGAGAGTCAAGGGGTGGTTTGAGCGTTTTGGGAATTGGACGGTTCTGTTTGGCTATTTCATTCCTGGGGTGAGACATGTAACTAGCTACATCTCAGGAATTAGTGGAATGCCGTTCAGAAAATATCTTCTTGTATCCTTGGTTGGCTCTTCGACATGGTCCATTCTTTTTATTTCACTAGGCTTTTTTTTAGGTAAGAATTTATCTTTTACGTGA
- a CDS encoding glycoside hydrolase family 43 protein, which translates to MMKPNQPLVTHIYTADPSAHVFEGKIYVYPSHDLDHDGPDNDNGDQYAMEDYRVLSLENFDSPVVDHGEALHLRDIPWASSQLWAPDAAFKNNLYYLFFPARDQDGIFRLGVATASSPAGPFKPEANYIKDSFSIDPAVFVDEDEQAYIYFGGLWGGQLEKWQTGSFESSQTEGPPADQPALGPQVALLSEDMLSFQDKPQEISILDEEGNPLLAGDEDRRYFEGPWVHKYNDYYYLSYSTGTTHKLVYGISKNPLGPFTFQGTILTPVIGWTTHHSIVQFEDKWYLFYHDSSLSEGVNHKRCVKYTELKYNADGTIQTIAPYKE; encoded by the coding sequence ATGATGAAACCTAATCAACCCCTGGTCACCCACATTTATACCGCCGATCCGTCCGCTCATGTGTTTGAAGGTAAAATCTATGTCTATCCTTCCCACGACCTCGATCATGATGGACCAGATAACGATAACGGGGACCAATATGCGATGGAAGATTACCGTGTATTGTCCCTAGAGAACTTCGATTCTCCTGTAGTAGATCATGGAGAAGCTCTTCATCTGCGCGATATTCCATGGGCTTCAAGCCAGCTCTGGGCACCGGACGCTGCATTCAAGAACAATCTGTACTATCTGTTCTTTCCGGCACGCGATCAAGACGGCATCTTCCGGCTGGGGGTAGCAACGGCGTCTTCCCCTGCAGGACCGTTTAAGCCGGAGGCCAATTATATTAAGGACAGTTTTAGCATAGATCCCGCCGTGTTCGTTGATGAAGATGAGCAAGCTTATATTTATTTCGGCGGCCTCTGGGGAGGGCAATTGGAAAAGTGGCAGACAGGTAGTTTCGAGTCTTCACAAACAGAAGGCCCCCCGGCAGACCAGCCGGCGTTGGGACCACAGGTGGCCTTGTTAAGCGAGGATATGCTGTCCTTTCAGGATAAACCGCAAGAAATTTCGATTCTGGACGAAGAAGGCAATCCACTTCTGGCCGGTGATGAGGACCGCAGATATTTTGAAGGCCCATGGGTCCATAAATACAATGATTATTACTACCTGTCTTACTCGACAGGAACTACACACAAGTTGGTATATGGCATCAGTAAGAATCCGTTGGGCCCTTTTACATTCCAAGGGACAATCCTCACTCCTGTCATCGGCTGGACCACTCATCATTCTATTGTCCAGTTTGAAGATAAATGGTACCTTTTTTATCACGACAGCTCCCTGTCTGAAGGCGTTAATCACAAACGTTGCGTGAAATATACGGAACTGAAGTATAATGCTGACGGAACCATCCAAACGATAGCTCCTTATA